Proteins encoded in a region of the Mixophyes fleayi isolate aMixFle1 chromosome 5, aMixFle1.hap1, whole genome shotgun sequence genome:
- the WIPF3 gene encoding WAS/WASL-interacting protein family member 3, whose protein sequence is MPVPPPPPPPPPPAPGRPPAAPPPPAFNQGRSAPPKLKQDTGGRSALLSDIHKGARLKKVTEVNDRSAPVIENAQKNGGTGNGRTAIAPPTGGLFSGGFPVLKPPGQRDATGNRNAPQLPGMKTNVPKQLDEIPSKPDLPKPPSSSAPPTVAVRAPPPRPTVLGHSSLAPPPTPPSSNKPQLVMPSSPTPPSSNKPQLVMPTSPTPSHFKERSTKTSSTPPPSPTSLNSQDRSARFQRPPSLSFPPPPPPAPLHPPPAPPTGYSGRRSPSPTPPDYSAPPPPPLPAAHGRLQEDNFPPPPDDLPPPPVSIPLTNSGRRRLSEPLPPPPVLTTEAKNAPARPSKGPSGKPSVPPMPVHGRPHRSAVSSGVRLAPPPRPPVRSPSTELTSRPQSNQHPAGWNSAQQTHHSHSPGKDDFESKFTFHSVEDFPPPELYEPFERIYPSKCPAETSVLPPQRLQMR, encoded by the exons GGCCGCTCAGCACCCCCAAAACTGAAGCAGGACACAGGCGGGAGATCTGCTTTACTGTCAGACATTCACAAAGGGGCACGTTTAAAAAAAGTAACTGAGGTCAATGATCGGAGTGCTCCCGTAATTGAGA ATGCCCAAAAAAATGGTGGCACAGGAAATGGCAGGACTGCAATTGCACCCCCTACTGGTGGTCTTTTCTCTGGAGGATTCCCTGTGCTTAAGCCTCCAGGGCAGCGAGATGCAACAG GAAACAGAAATGCCCCACAGCTTCCAGGAATGAAGACAAATGTTCCTAAACAACTGGATGAAATACCCAGTAAACCTGATTTACCAAAGCCACCAAGTTCTTCTGCCCCGCCAACAGTGGCAGTTAGAGCTCCACCACCACGGCCAACAGTCCTTGGTCATTCTTCACTGGCGCCACCTCCAACTCCACCATCCAGCAACAAACCTCAGCTTGTGATGCCAAGTTCCCCAACTCCACCATCCAGCAACAAACCTCAGCTTGTGATGCCAACTTCCCCAACTCCCTCTCATTTTAAAGAAAGATCCACAAAAACATCAAGTACTCCCCCACCATCGCCAACATCATTAAACTCTCAAGACAGGTCTGCAAGATTTCAACGACCTCCCTCTCTCTCGTTCCCCCCTCCACCACCTCCAGCTCCCCTTCATCCACCACCTGCACCACCAACTGGTTATTCAGGTAGGAGAAGCCCTTCCCCTACACCACCTGATTATTCAGCACCTCCCCCACCTCCTCTACCTGCTGCACATGGCAGGCTACAAGAAGACAATTTCCCTCCACCACCTGATGATCTTCCTCCACCTCCAGTTTCTATTCCATTAACAAATTCTGGCAGACGAAGACTATCTGAACCATTGCCACCACCACCAGTCTTAACCACTGAGGCCAAAAATGCTCCAGCTCGACCATCAAAGGGTCCTTCTGGGAAACCTTCTGTCCCCCCTATGCCTGTACATGGAAGACCTCACAGATCTGCAG TGAGTAGTGGCGTACGGCTGGCTCCTCCTCCACGACCTCCGGTGAGGTCACCATCAACAGAGCTGACCAGCAGACCGCAGTCTAATCAGCATCCAGCAGGCTGGAATTCAGCACAACAGACACATCACTCTCATAGCCCTGGCAAAG ATGACTTTGAATCTAAATTCACCTTTCATTCAGTGGAGGACTTTCCACCTCCAGAACTATATGAACCATTTGAACGGATTTACCCCAGCAAGTGCCCTGCTG AAACCTCTGTCCTACCACCTCAGAGACTGCAGATGAGATGA